GGAGTCGGGGTTGAGGCCCCATGCGATCCAGCCGGAGGGGGATATGAAGGAGCCGGAGAAGGCGAGGTCGAGCGTGGCGTTGAGGGGGTGGTACGTCCACGCCAAGGAGGCTCCTTGAGTGGGGAGAGTGACGCACTTGTTGTAGCTCTTGGCGAAGGTGGTGATGGTGCAGCGGGCGGTGGCGGACGTCACCCACAAgccaaggaagaggaggaggaggaggagagagggagACATAGTGGATAGAGAGGAGAGTGTGCGATAGAGGAGCGAGGAAAGGTTGGGGGAGTAAGACAATATGGTGGCGATGGTGCAATGTTCGCTCATGCAAATGTGGTGCTTTAACTTTGAAGGCAAGGAAGAGAGAGGGAAATGTGGAGATGGGGGAATCAAAGTTTGGTGCGTGCAATTGATTTGGAGGTGCAAAAATGATGGGTTTGAGGATTAATGGTGGAGAGAATGATGGGTGTTTGTATGCTTGCAATTTGGACTTGGCTTTGAagcgaaggtggtggtggtggagatggaCCCCAAAAATGATCGATTAATATGGAGGACACAACTCGCTCAATAAGGAATATTGATGGACGGACCTATTTCGTGGtccatatgtatgtatgttgaaagaagaagaaacaatagAGGAAGAGGATGGACGACGAACGACAAGCATGAGGGTGACGAGCAGTTGTCGACGACTAACGACCATGTGGTCGCGAAGCTATTATGGTGTTTGACACATGTCCGTAATCCTTGTACGTGAGATGAAATAATAGTACTAACAGGTTTGATTCTGCTATTAGTATTttcaattttgttttattttgattctACTATGCAAGCAAAGTTtgagaaaaataatataaatgactAGTGGTTCTCTTTGAGGCATGTGAGATGCTGAAGATTCAGGCAAATAGAGAACTGGAACGAAGCAGACATCATATGGTGGGTTGGAAAGCTTAATTACAATTGGCAAAGGGAAAGATCTCAAGAGATCCATAAATTATTATGTTACTTGTGGGCATGATGATGATCACATCCTCCTCATGTGATCTCAAAGTTTGGCTTGATTTTGTTGAACTATATATGTTTCATAATGATGACTTCATCTTGTAATGCATGCTCATGATCTTGGATGGATTTCATACTTGCTAATAACTTAATTTTCCATTGTTATTGGCTCATCATTTGCTAGTTGGTCTTTTAATTTATCATAGCTACTAATTATACAAAAATAATATCTTATGAAAATTAAATAgtgattttaatataatatacctCTAATTTTCAAGTTTATGGCATGCATACAACATGTAAACTCAAAATACATGCATGCTATTTCCAAGGGGTTGA
The sequence above is a segment of the Musa acuminata AAA Group cultivar baxijiao unplaced genomic scaffold, Cavendish_Baxijiao_AAA HiC_scaffold_1033, whole genome shotgun sequence genome. Coding sequences within it:
- the LOC135665609 gene encoding cytochrome b561 and DOMON domain-containing protein At2g04850-like, coding for MSEHCTIATILSYSPNLSSLLYRTLSSLSTMSPSLLLLLLFLGLWVTSATARCTITTFAKSYNKCVTLPTQGASLAWTYHPLNATLDLAFSGSFISPSGWIAWGLNPDSPAMTGAHALVAFSDPTSGGLLLLPFVLDPSVKLQRAPLLSRPFGLHLLSSSAVLRGAPSARAGAEVQIFAILKLSPNRTRLHHVWNRGLYVQGYSPTIHPTAPSDLAS